A window of Desulfocurvibacter africanus subsp. africanus DSM 2603 contains these coding sequences:
- a CDS encoding glycosyltransferase family 2 protein, which produces MSLNAFDGPRVCVVVLNYNGREDTLACLNALAVMRPKPWDIGAVTVCDNGSTDGSVETFAAWATDRGLDILHRHGPHPEPPPSGFRGLALVRNEGNLGFAAGCNPGLRLGLAMGADFLWLLNNDALPEAEALATLLECADDSAMLGSSVVHAHDPQRVQAAGGCFYNPLTTVLTPHLGEKSLDQALDSEGEPALDYVYGASMFLPRTLLERVGLLCEEYFLYYEELDLCRRAKRAGFSLRWCRGSVVRHAGGSSVRREGQALACYHENFSTLVYTRAHHTGLLPLAAAIRLAGKAAALASRGEWRLLGPLVQAYVDFFIGRWGRRGRRSLS; this is translated from the coding sequence ATGAGCTTGAATGCATTCGACGGCCCGCGCGTGTGCGTCGTGGTCCTGAACTACAATGGACGGGAGGATACCCTGGCCTGCCTGAACGCCTTGGCAGTCATGCGCCCAAAGCCATGGGACATCGGCGCCGTCACGGTCTGCGACAACGGGTCGACTGACGGCTCGGTCGAGACCTTCGCGGCCTGGGCCACGGATCGCGGCCTGGACATACTGCACCGCCATGGCCCGCATCCCGAGCCGCCGCCGTCGGGCTTTCGCGGCCTGGCGCTGGTGCGCAACGAAGGCAACCTGGGCTTCGCCGCGGGCTGCAATCCCGGCCTGCGCCTGGGCCTGGCCATGGGCGCTGACTTCCTGTGGCTGCTCAACAACGACGCGTTGCCCGAAGCGGAAGCCTTGGCAACCCTGCTGGAGTGCGCCGACGACAGCGCCATGCTGGGCTCCAGCGTTGTGCACGCGCATGACCCGCAGCGCGTGCAGGCGGCCGGAGGCTGTTTTTACAACCCCCTGACCACGGTCTTGACCCCGCACCTTGGTGAAAAGAGCCTGGATCAGGCCCTTGACTCGGAAGGCGAGCCCGCACTGGACTATGTGTACGGCGCGAGCATGTTCCTGCCCCGCACGCTGCTGGAGCGAGTGGGCCTGCTGTGCGAGGAGTACTTTCTGTACTACGAGGAGCTGGACCTGTGCCGTCGAGCCAAACGCGCGGGTTTTTCCCTGCGCTGGTGCAGAGGCAGCGTGGTGCGCCATGCTGGCGGCTCCAGCGTGCGCAGGGAGGGCCAGGCCCTGGCCTGCTACCACGAAAACTTTAGCACGCTCGTCTACACGCGCGCCCACCACACCGGCCTTTTGCCCCTGGCCGCGGCCATCCGCCTGGCAGGCAAGGCCGCGGCCCTGGCCTCGCGGGGCGAGTGGCGTCTGCTCGGCCCACTGGTCCAGGCCTACGTCGATTTCTTCATCGGCAGGTGGGGCAGGCGGGGCCGCCGGAGTCTGTCGTGA
- a CDS encoding ABC transporter substrate-binding protein translates to MQIFKKLLLLGLLTVAGFLVGCGQEAVLDEQGGRPLGVSDDEIRIGASLPLSGHAQYLGIQTLRGAMAYLDHVNEQGGVHGRKISLVAYDDAYDPPRCLANTQKLIIEDQVFALSCYVGTPTTVKIIPLVDQAAIPLVGMFTGANDLRVPFNRYLINVRPSYYKETEEAVRHMVEDLGLSKIAVFYQYDAYGFDGLTGTELALKKYGLAPIAKGNYIRGTDQVDEGLDKIASSGAEVVFMIGTYEVCATFVHKARAQGFDPLFYHVSFVGAEELARRLEGEEDALVLMSQVVPPPMQDLHGEGHDVADYANLLSHYYPQDKPNYVGLEAFLNARVLVEGLRRAGPDLTREKFIDAIESMQDYALVHGISVIFGPDDHQGLDQVYFTKLTNGSFAPIKDWSDLRRALIKKRGPAESS, encoded by the coding sequence ATGCAAATATTCAAGAAGCTGTTGCTGCTCGGCCTGCTCACAGTCGCAGGCTTTCTGGTCGGCTGCGGTCAAGAGGCCGTACTCGACGAGCAGGGCGGCCGGCCTCTGGGTGTGAGCGACGACGAGATCCGCATCGGCGCGTCCCTGCCCCTGTCGGGTCATGCGCAATATCTGGGCATCCAGACACTGCGTGGCGCGATGGCCTATCTGGATCACGTCAACGAGCAGGGCGGCGTGCACGGCCGCAAGATCAGCCTCGTGGCCTACGACGACGCATACGACCCACCCCGCTGCCTGGCCAATACCCAGAAGCTCATCATCGAGGACCAAGTTTTCGCCCTGTCCTGCTACGTAGGCACGCCGACCACGGTCAAGATCATTCCTTTGGTTGATCAGGCGGCCATCCCGCTGGTGGGAATGTTCACCGGCGCCAACGACCTGCGCGTGCCCTTCAACCGTTATCTCATCAACGTCCGGCCCTCATATTACAAGGAAACGGAAGAGGCCGTGCGGCACATGGTCGAGGACCTGGGCCTGTCCAAGATCGCGGTCTTCTATCAATACGACGCTTACGGCTTCGACGGCCTGACCGGCACCGAACTGGCTCTCAAGAAGTACGGCCTGGCGCCCATCGCCAAGGGCAACTACATCCGCGGCACGGACCAAGTGGACGAAGGCCTGGATAAAATCGCTTCCTCGGGAGCCGAGGTCGTGTTCATGATCGGCACCTACGAGGTCTGCGCCACATTCGTGCACAAGGCCCGGGCCCAGGGCTTCGATCCGCTGTTCTATCATGTGTCCTTCGTCGGAGCCGAGGAGTTGGCGCGGAGGCTGGAGGGTGAGGAAGACGCCCTGGTGCTGATGTCCCAGGTCGTTCCGCCGCCCATGCAGGATCTGCACGGCGAAGGCCATGATGTGGCCGATTACGCCAATCTGCTCAGCCACTATTATCCGCAGGATAAGCCCAACTACGTGGGCCTGGAAGCTTTCCTCAACGCAAGAGTGCTCGTGGAGGGCCTGCGCCGCGCCGGCCCTGATCTGACCCGCGAGAAATTCATCGACGCCATCGAGTCCATGCAGGACTACGCCCTGGTGCATGGCATCTCCGTGATCTTCGGCCCCGATGACCACCAGGGGCTGGACCAGGTCTACTTCACGAAGCTCACGAACGGCTCATTCGCGCCCATCAAGGACTGGTCAGATCTGCGCAGGGCTCTCATCAAGAAGCGCGGGCCCGCGGAATCATCATGA
- a CDS encoding ATP-binding protein translates to MKRLRALGLKSKIFFSILAVILFISVAIAFLARWILVSSLTSELQHRGLAIAQSIADRASGYILDKNTPQMVSLVFDTAHLGERRQLIAYIFITDTDSEILAHTFTRPFPPDLKRANILDQEVPQAFESVEVFGQQALDIAVPVKEGIYQIGTVHVGLNKEHIDNLVGKLRITFLGFILLIIIIVFAVSLRLTSSITRPIQKLISISDELSRGNFDIKLDFADSGWNVLDCPAYRNTDLPCWHFDQTAQAPDDGERLHTCAKCNFYRKRPGDEVSQLADSFRNMVWSIKLYRRRLRESEEKYRSLFVSGPDPVFVVDHEDVSILDANPRAEELYGYSRGELQGMNFMDLDPDFNSQCRPYFDTLGEEKSCVYLTKIMHFKRGRQPFYVNLHACPISYKGRHAVIIAVTDITEMIEKDAQLIQASKMKTLGEMSAGIAHELNQPLNAIKMGSDFLSMMSEQGREIPTENMHQVTVEISAQVDRATEIINTLRAFGRKAHFVKELLDVNRSIRGVMNIVGQQFKLSNVDVELDLAENLPTILAHDNRLQQVLFNLVSNARDAILDRGDRVPGDGKIVIRTSADNGSVTVSVSDTGVGIAEDDLHKVFEPFFTTKELGQGMGLGLSISYGIVKDYNGDIRIRSRKGEGSTFTLTFPAAKPQA, encoded by the coding sequence ATGAAGAGATTGCGCGCGCTAGGCCTCAAAAGCAAAATCTTCTTCTCCATCCTGGCGGTCATTCTGTTCATCAGCGTGGCAATAGCCTTCCTCGCGCGCTGGATTCTCGTCTCCAGCCTGACCAGCGAGCTGCAGCACCGCGGCTTGGCCATCGCCCAATCCATCGCTGACCGGGCCAGCGGCTACATTCTGGACAAGAACACTCCGCAGATGGTCAGCCTGGTCTTCGACACGGCTCATCTCGGCGAACGGCGACAGCTCATCGCCTATATCTTCATCACCGACACGGACTCCGAGATTCTGGCCCACACGTTCACCCGGCCTTTCCCCCCGGATCTCAAGCGGGCCAACATCCTGGACCAGGAAGTACCCCAGGCCTTCGAAAGCGTGGAGGTCTTCGGTCAGCAGGCCCTGGACATCGCCGTGCCGGTCAAAGAGGGCATCTATCAGATCGGCACCGTGCACGTGGGCCTGAACAAGGAGCACATCGACAATCTAGTGGGCAAGCTGCGCATCACCTTTTTGGGATTCATACTGCTCATCATTATCATCGTCTTCGCGGTCAGCTTGCGTCTGACGAGCAGCATCACCCGGCCCATTCAGAAGCTCATAAGCATTTCCGACGAGCTTTCGCGCGGCAATTTCGACATAAAGCTCGACTTCGCCGATTCCGGCTGGAACGTCCTGGACTGCCCGGCCTACCGCAACACGGACCTGCCCTGCTGGCACTTCGACCAGACCGCCCAGGCCCCTGACGACGGCGAGCGGTTGCACACCTGCGCAAAATGCAATTTCTACCGTAAGCGCCCCGGCGACGAAGTCTCCCAATTGGCCGATTCCTTCCGCAACATGGTCTGGTCCATCAAGCTCTACCGCCGCCGACTGCGCGAGTCCGAGGAGAAGTATCGCTCACTGTTCGTCTCGGGACCGGACCCGGTTTTCGTGGTGGATCATGAGGACGTGTCCATCCTGGACGCCAACCCCCGCGCCGAGGAACTGTACGGCTACAGCAGGGGCGAGCTTCAGGGCATGAACTTCATGGACCTGGACCCGGACTTCAACAGTCAATGCCGGCCGTATTTCGATACTCTTGGCGAGGAGAAATCCTGCGTCTACCTGACCAAGATCATGCATTTCAAGAGGGGCAGGCAGCCCTTTTACGTGAATCTGCACGCCTGCCCCATCAGCTACAAGGGCCGCCACGCCGTGATCATCGCCGTGACGGACATCACCGAGATGATCGAGAAGGACGCCCAGCTCATTCAGGCCAGCAAGATGAAGACCCTGGGCGAAATGAGCGCCGGCATCGCCCACGAGTTGAACCAGCCCCTCAACGCCATCAAGATGGGCAGCGACTTCCTGAGCATGATGAGCGAGCAGGGCCGTGAAATACCCACTGAAAACATGCATCAGGTCACGGTCGAGATAAGCGCGCAGGTGGACCGAGCCACGGAAATCATCAATACCTTGCGCGCCTTCGGCCGCAAGGCCCATTTCGTCAAGGAACTGCTCGACGTGAACCGCTCCATCCGCGGGGTCATGAACATCGTGGGCCAGCAGTTCAAGCTTTCCAACGTGGACGTGGAACTGGACCTGGCCGAGAATCTGCCGACCATCCTGGCCCACGACAACCGGCTGCAGCAGGTGCTTTTCAACCTGGTTTCCAACGCGCGCGACGCCATCCTCGACCGCGGCGACCGCGTGCCCGGAGACGGCAAGATCGTCATCCGCACCTCGGCCGACAACGGATCCGTCACCGTGTCCGTGTCCGATACAGGCGTAGGCATCGCCGAAGATGACCTGCACAAGGTCTTCGAGCCGTTCTTCACCACCAAGGAGCTTGGCCAGGGCATGGGCCTGGGCCTGTCCATTTCGTATGGCATTGTAAAGGATTACAATGGCGACATCCGTATCCGGAGCAGGAAGGGCGAGGGCAGCACCTTCACCCTGACCTTCCCGGCGGCCAAGCCGCAAGCATAA
- a CDS encoding response regulator encodes MHKILIIDDEKPTLAMFRLFLGAYGFEVLTAENGEEGLDVFQREKPPIVLTDIKMPGMDGIEVLGRIKEIDPHTEVIVITGHGDMDLAIKALNLDATDFINKPIRKQDLDNALNRAGERIRLARNKVEEVAVTSQDDKGIIDIQGNVTSRSEPYLQKAFEQASSHKGGLLLRFSDNASINGAGIAILTQLLLDTRKREIPLAISGLSDNFRKVFDIVGITKLAPVFASQEEALSSLSRP; translated from the coding sequence ATGCACAAGATCCTCATCATCGATGACGAAAAGCCCACTCTAGCCATGTTCCGGCTCTTTTTGGGAGCCTATGGCTTCGAGGTCCTGACTGCTGAGAACGGCGAGGAGGGCTTGGACGTCTTCCAGCGCGAAAAGCCGCCCATCGTGCTCACGGACATCAAGATGCCGGGCATGGACGGTATCGAGGTGCTGGGACGCATCAAGGAGATTGACCCGCACACCGAGGTCATCGTCATCACCGGCCATGGCGACATGGATCTGGCCATCAAGGCCCTGAACCTGGACGCCACGGACTTCATCAACAAGCCCATCCGCAAGCAGGATCTGGACAACGCCCTGAATCGGGCCGGCGAGCGCATTCGCCTGGCCCGCAACAAGGTCGAGGAGGTCGCGGTCACCAGCCAGGACGACAAGGGCATCATCGACATCCAGGGCAACGTCACCTCGCGCTCCGAGCCCTACCTGCAAAAAGCCTTCGAGCAGGCCAGCAGCCACAAGGGCGGGCTGCTGCTGCGCTTCTCGGACAATGCCTCCATAAACGGCGCCGGCATCGCCATTCTTACCCAGCTCCTGCTCGATACCCGCAAGCGCGAAATCCCCTTGGCCATATCCGGGCTGTCGGACAACTTCCGCAAGGTCTTCGATATCGTAGGCATCACCAAGCTGGCCCCGGTCTTCGCCAGCCAGGAAGAGGCGCTGAGTTCGCTCAGTCGGCCTTAA
- a CDS encoding peroxiredoxin family protein, which translates to MTNRYMRAASCLRAIFACLACAACFASLAWKASAAGLPAEGDRLPDFSMDSPGDPASAADLGIAVDAPFGLAQLQSEMVLLEVIGVYCPQCHRQLPGFNSLAAKLKRAGLKGRVAMLGLAAGGTPQETAYLRAKGGYAYPVAPDPDYRVHKILGEPLTPFTLLVDKTGTVRFAHLGVIEDVDALFARIRDLLR; encoded by the coding sequence ATGACAAACCGCTATATGCGTGCCGCATCCTGCCTGCGCGCTATTTTTGCCTGTCTTGCCTGTGCGGCCTGTTTTGCCAGCCTGGCCTGGAAGGCTTCCGCGGCAGGGCTACCGGCCGAGGGAGACAGGCTGCCCGACTTTAGCATGGATTCGCCTGGCGATCCCGCAAGCGCGGCGGATTTGGGCATAGCCGTCGATGCCCCTTTCGGTTTGGCCCAGCTTCAGTCCGAGATGGTGCTCCTCGAGGTCATCGGAGTTTACTGTCCGCAGTGCCATCGCCAGCTCCCTGGCTTCAACTCGCTCGCAGCGAAGCTCAAGAGAGCCGGCTTGAAGGGGCGGGTCGCGATGCTCGGCCTGGCCGCCGGCGGCACGCCGCAGGAAACCGCCTACCTGCGCGCCAAAGGCGGCTACGCATACCCTGTGGCGCCCGACCCCGATTACCGCGTGCACAAGATCCTGGGCGAGCCCCTGACCCCCTTCACCCTGCTGGTGGACAAGACGGGCACCGTGCGTTTCGCCCATCTGGGTGTCATCGAGGATGTGGACGCGCTCTTCGCCCGCATCCGGGACCTGCTGCGTTAG
- a CDS encoding rhodanese-like domain-containing protein: protein MSMDVHIARSDSATGDWVLDRKVFLLESLAEITRELAGQATPAGIIRAFLPMAMGPLGLTWGFIALCTPDGQTLAQASRGLETPELSRLAVAAPSLSARFFTTPEAAGAAPPDPGQPPVLLTGQHLGRNGLLPESAEALAVWSVDQDLRGLAILGGRLTDALLDAEEVVYLEKLIGNISMAVRCAGNAEAVARMSRVLAERTERLEKAMAAMATTQDELDRRNFHLSVLFETTRELSGELDPARAMDTFLKTVAGSFGLERAFLAVLDDADDVPALAALGLSEQERALLVTPSARQTLLGLFVASKDRMPHPLESRILAQPPTGLPGEPRIVLLFAVDEQCRGVLALGPRISGREMARAEQELLQAQLDSFMLSLDGARQHETAKRLNLNLSQRNSELIETIAQLTNAKKEIDLLQAAKMRIAAALRGEMERLKRFSWRDLILILLASLCLGLLYNLVSPGRVEIVPKALFNPGPPAVTAFVVKAELDAGRAVLIDARPAEFFQQESIPGAVNLTPALFDFVYAMRFADLPLDAPIIVYGRSVSLLYDRQVAEKLSLRGHESVVLLDGGLDAWRKAGFSLESKEAKP, encoded by the coding sequence ATGAGCATGGATGTCCACATAGCCCGATCTGACTCCGCTACGGGAGACTGGGTTCTAGACCGCAAGGTCTTTCTGCTGGAGTCCCTGGCCGAGATCACCCGCGAGTTGGCCGGCCAGGCCACCCCCGCCGGCATCATTCGCGCTTTCCTGCCCATGGCCATGGGCCCTCTGGGCCTTACCTGGGGCTTCATCGCGTTGTGTACGCCCGACGGCCAGACTCTGGCCCAGGCCAGCCGAGGCCTGGAAACGCCCGAGCTTTCCAGGCTGGCGGTCGCGGCTCCCAGCCTGTCGGCACGCTTCTTCACCACGCCCGAGGCGGCCGGAGCCGCTCCCCCGGACCCAGGCCAGCCTCCCGTGTTGCTCACGGGTCAGCATCTGGGGCGCAACGGACTCCTACCCGAAAGCGCCGAAGCCTTGGCCGTATGGTCCGTGGACCAGGACCTGCGCGGCCTGGCAATACTGGGCGGAAGACTCACCGATGCGCTGCTGGACGCGGAAGAGGTCGTCTACCTGGAAAAGCTCATCGGCAACATAAGCATGGCCGTCCGCTGCGCGGGCAACGCCGAAGCCGTTGCGCGCATGAGCCGCGTCCTGGCGGAGCGCACGGAGCGCCTGGAGAAAGCCATGGCCGCCATGGCCACGACCCAGGACGAACTGGACCGCCGCAACTTCCATCTGTCCGTGCTTTTCGAGACCACTCGCGAGCTGTCCGGCGAACTGGACCCGGCCAGGGCCATGGATACCTTTCTCAAGACCGTGGCCGGCAGCTTCGGCCTGGAGCGGGCCTTCCTGGCCGTGCTGGATGACGCGGACGATGTTCCCGCCTTGGCTGCCCTGGGGCTTTCGGAGCAGGAACGCGCGCTTCTTGTCACGCCGTCGGCCCGCCAGACCTTGCTTGGCTTGTTCGTGGCTTCCAAGGACCGCATGCCCCATCCGCTCGAGTCGCGGATATTGGCTCAACCGCCGACGGGATTGCCGGGCGAACCCCGGATTGTGCTGCTTTTCGCGGTGGACGAACAATGCCGTGGCGTACTCGCCCTCGGCCCGCGCATCTCGGGCCGGGAAATGGCCCGCGCGGAGCAGGAGCTCCTGCAGGCGCAGCTCGACAGCTTCATGCTGAGCCTGGATGGCGCCCGTCAGCACGAGACAGCGAAGCGCCTGAACCTGAATCTCTCGCAACGCAACAGCGAACTGATCGAAACCATCGCCCAGCTGACCAACGCCAAAAAAGAAATCGACCTGCTCCAGGCCGCCAAGATGCGCATCGCCGCCGCCCTGCGCGGCGAGATGGAGCGCCTGAAGCGCTTTTCCTGGCGCGATCTGATATTGATTCTGCTGGCCAGCCTGTGCCTGGGCCTGCTCTATAACCTGGTCAGCCCCGGCAGGGTGGAGATAGTTCCCAAGGCCCTGTTCAATCCCGGTCCGCCGGCCGTGACCGCCTTTGTGGTCAAGGCGGAGCTGGACGCAGGCCGCGCCGTGCTCATCGATGCCCGGCCGGCCGAGTTCTTCCAGCAGGAGAGCATACCCGGCGCCGTGAACCTGACGCCGGCCCTGTTCGATTTCGTCTACGCCATGCGCTTCGCCGACTTGCCTCTGGATGCGCCCATCATCGTCTATGGCCGTAGTGTGAGCTTGCTCTACGATCGTCAGGTAGCCGAAAAGCTGTCCCTGCGAGGTCACGAGTCGGTGGTGCTTCTGGATGGTGGTCTGGACGCCTGGCGCAAGGCCGGCTTCTCGCTGGAATCCAAGGAAGCCAAGCCATGA
- a CDS encoding MauE/DoxX family redox-associated membrane protein, translated as MSGIPRLLSHPLLALIFRLYLGGLFVYASMYKINYAAEFAETIASYQLVPWWSVNFLAVAMPWFELVCGLLFLAGVRVRTVGLAMAGLLAMFTLAIFVNLLRDAPISCGCFHSLEDAISWRTVVRDLTWMVMALHATRFDSWLQLDKIFLQGFKEIEA; from the coding sequence ATGAGTGGTATTCCGCGCCTACTGAGCCATCCACTGCTCGCGCTGATCTTCCGCCTCTATCTGGGCGGGCTGTTCGTCTACGCGAGCATGTACAAGATCAACTACGCGGCCGAGTTCGCCGAAACTATCGCCAGCTATCAGCTTGTGCCCTGGTGGTCCGTGAATTTCCTGGCCGTGGCCATGCCCTGGTTCGAGCTGGTCTGCGGCCTGCTGTTCCTGGCCGGGGTGCGCGTGCGCACCGTGGGCCTGGCCATGGCGGGATTGCTGGCGATGTTCACCCTGGCCATCTTCGTCAATCTGCTGCGCGATGCGCCCATAAGCTGCGGCTGCTTCCACTCCCTGGAGGACGCCATAAGCTGGCGCACGGTGGTCCGCGACCTGACCTGGATGGTCATGGCCCTGCACGCGACCCGTTTCGATTCCTGGCTTCAGCTCGACAAGATCTTCCTGCAGGGCTTCAAGGAGATCGAGGCATGA
- a CDS encoding peroxiredoxin, with protein sequence MPNPPAIGSLAPDFCLPSPAGTKVCLSNLRGQWVVVYFYPRDASTGCTAEAMEFNERLREFHGLDCVVLGISRDSLASHERFIDKCKLMVPLLSDEGLSAIEAYGAWRAKKVYGKETMGVVRSTYLVDPQGVVRAAWPSVRRASGHAAEVLEKFREIVVGLAEAGKCK encoded by the coding sequence TGCCTTCCCTCACCGGCGGGCACGAAGGTCTGCCTGTCGAACCTGCGAGGCCAGTGGGTGGTGGTCTACTTTTATCCCCGCGACGCCTCCACGGGCTGCACGGCCGAAGCCATGGAGTTCAACGAACGGCTGCGGGAGTTTCATGGCCTGGATTGCGTGGTGCTGGGCATCAGCCGCGACTCCTTGGCCTCGCACGAGCGCTTCATCGACAAGTGCAAGCTCATGGTGCCGCTGCTCTCGGACGAGGGGCTGTCGGCCATCGAGGCATACGGGGCTTGGCGGGCCAAGAAGGTCTACGGCAAGGAGACCATGGGCGTGGTGCGCTCGACCTACCTCGTGGACCCGCAGGGCGTGGTGCGCGCGGCCTGGCCCAGCGTACGCAGGGCCTCGGGCCACGCCGCCGAGGTGCTCGAAAAGTTCAGGGAGATAGTTGTTGGGCTGGCGGAGGCGGGCAAGTGCAAGTGA